A stretch of Palaemon carinicauda isolate YSFRI2023 chromosome 34, ASM3689809v2, whole genome shotgun sequence DNA encodes these proteins:
- the LOC137626668 gene encoding uncharacterized protein, producing MEFHSMNESDQYRMATQECPVDLPPPPNYHRWRSFFLTLYMQVISSEEDEKRNFKHKDWDFCVIHSKHETDQQTAKSFIRLLETTLGIFGTCNGDVALGENTLQAATTMIQKSNKVFVLATRHLESQSVPKYVFHSALMQELQRPNWRRKIIPLHPRGPKYTPLFLANIEGLSIGNDSRVVELVSGVIHLEEQMQVRARRDRAQLAFSNKLRELRQHRIQEIREVISGLRREYGDDYDPNEQVTETLQSIEAIMLDDTAPSSGSGRQVINMSGCQGVSVGPSFHFYGSQRGNDDPPDFE from the exons ATGGAATTCCATAGCATGAATGAGTCCGACCAGTACCGAATGGCGACGCAGGAATGTCCAGTCGACCTGCCGCCTCCTCCAAACTACCACAGATGGCGAAGCTTCTTCTTAACCCTTTACATGCAG GTAATTAGCAGTGAAGAAGATGAGAAGCGAAATTTCAAGCACAAAGACTGGGACTTTTGCGTCATCCATTCGAAGCACGAGACTGACCAGCAGACAGCCAAAAGCTTTATAAGATTACTAGAGACGACCTTGGGAATATTTG GTACTTGTAACGGAGACGTCGCGCTTGGAGAGAACACTCTCCAAGCAGCCACGACGATGATCCAGAAGAGCAACAAAGTGTTTGTTCTTGCCACCAGACATCTAGAGAGCCAGTCGGTTCCAAAATACGTCTTCCAC TCTGCTTTGATGCAAGAACTCCAGAGGCCTAACTGGCGTCGTAAGATAATTCCTCTCCACCCGCGTGGACCCAAGTACACGCCCCTCTTCCTGGCCAACATAGAAGGGTTGTCCATTGGAAACGACTCGCGTGTGGTAGAACTT GTATCAGGAGTCATCCACCTGGAGGAGCAGATGCAAGTCCGGGCCAGGAGGGACCGCGCTCAATTGGCCTTCAGCAACAAGCTGAGAGAACTGCGGCAACATCGCATCCAGGAGATCCGGGAGGTCATCTCCGGACTCAGAAGGGAATACGGCGACGACTACGATCCAAACGAACAAGTTACGGAG ACGCTGCAATCGATCGAGGCCATCATGCTGGACGACACCGCTCCTTCGAGCGGCAGCGGCAGACAGGTCATCAACATGTCGGGATGTCAGGGCGTGTCTGTCGGGCCTTCGTTCCACTTCTACGGGAGCCAGAGGGGCAACGATGACCCGCCAGATTTCGAATGA
- the LOC137626467 gene encoding gastrula zinc finger protein XlCGF7.1-like, translated as MSMLEYILKNKAEDPLSLSTSNQDSESLVDCSVSANDEKRNSLPLDSFVEIKTEPEVYVKSDVDVKHECLVIPAAGEEDLPSCKEEDDSEEEGHGHSEEKPFMCQECKKAFAWKSDLERHFRIHSGERPFKCTDCDKAFSQKIHLKYHKKIHTGEKAFKCVDCEKEFFRKTNLTAHMEFHTGRKPHTCDRCGKAFAKKSNLRGHLKVHTGEKPFTCDDCGKTFSQKSKLKIHIRIHTGERPFTCQECGKTFIQKSTLDRHMTIHMV; from the coding sequence ATGAGTATGTtggaatatattttgaaaaataaagctGAAGATCCATTATCACTCTCTACAAGCAATCAGGATAGCGAGTCTTTGGTGGACTGCAGTGTATCTGCTAATGATGAAAAGCGTAATTCTTTGCCTTTGGATTCATTCGTAGAAATCAAGACAGAACCGGAGGTGTACGTCAAATCTGACGTTGACGTGAAACATGAGTGTCTGGTTATTCCAGCTGCAGGTGAAGAAGATTTACCGTCTTGCAAGGAGGAGGACGACAGCGAGGAAGAGGGTCACGGCCACTCCGAAGAGAAGCCTTTCATGTGCCAGGAATGCAAGAAAGCGTTCGCCTGGAAAAGCGATCTCGAAAGACACTTTAGGATTCATTCCGGAGAACGGCCCTTCAAATGCACCGACTGCGACAAAGCGTTCTCCCAGAAGATCCACCTCAAGTATCATAAGAAAATTCACACCGGAGAGAAGGCCTTCAAGTGCGTTGACTGCGAGAAAGAATTCTTCCGGAAGACTAATCTCACGGCACACATGGAGTTTCACACCGGACGGAAACCCCACACTTGCGATAGGTGTGGGAAGGCTTTTGCCAAGAAAAGTAATCTCCGAGGCCATCTGAAGGTTCACACCGGAGAGAAACCCTTCACGTGCGACGATTGTGGGAAAACGTTCTCTCAGAAATCGAAGCTCAAAATTCATATTAGGATTCACACCGGAGAACGGCCTTTCACGTGCCAGGAGTGTGGAAAAACATTCATTCAGAAAAGTACTCTCGATCGTCATATGACGATTCATATGGTATAG